Within Myxococcales bacterium, the genomic segment CGGGGCAGTTCGAGCGCGCACGCGAGGTGTATTACCGCTTGATCAAAGAGCACCCCAAGAGTCGCTTCATTCCCAACGCATACCTGTCGTTCGCCGAGTATTACTTTGCTCAAGGCAAGATGGCGGACGCGTTGAAGTTTTACGCGAAGGTGAACGATACGCCGTCCGAGCGAAATACAGTTTACGGTTACGCGCTATACAAGCAGGCATGGTGCTACTACAATCTTGAGAACTTCAAAGCCTCCATGGATAAGTTCGTGGAGGTCATTCGCTTCGCGACCGGTCATCCCGAAGCGAGAGACGGCAAGAACTTGGCTCGGCAGTCTCTCCGCGAGATCGTTTTGCCCTATTCTCAGGTTGGCAGTCCCAAGCAGGCGTTGTCCTACTTCTTAAAGATCGCGGCAGATCGGGGGCAGGCGATCGAGATGTTGGAAAGCCTCGCCGAGCTCTATTTCGATACGGGACAATGGGCCAGCACCATTGAGATCTATCAAAAGCTCATCGCCGAGCGGCCTTCAAGTGATCGAGTTTGCTATTGGGAAGGCCGTGTCGCGGATGCGGTGATTTCCTCACGCTCCAAGGCCGAGCAGGTTGCTGAAGGCAAGCAGCTGATCGATGTCTATAAAGCATTCATGCGCGCCAAACACGCTGCAAGCGCCAAGAACGAGTGTAAGCAGGCGACCGCAGGAGTTTTGTTTCAGTTGGCGACGGCATGGCATCGCGAAGCCGTGGGTACTGCGCAGCAAGCGGGTACCAAAGACCGCAACACCATGAGACTTGCGGCACAGCTCTACGACCGTTTGGTTGAAGAGTTTCCCGATCTCCAGTCGCTCAAGTTTCCCAATATCGCTCGTAAAGATTGGCCCACGCCTTATCGCATTGCTTACTATCGCGCGGAACTCCTATGGAAAATGGAGGATTGGCGCGAATGCGGTCCGGCATTCGATCGGGTAGTCGACATGAACCCGAAGGGCGAGTTTGTGTCCGATGCGGCGTATGCTGCTGTGCTTTGTTACAACAATTCTTACCAACAGCTCTATAAACAAAGTGAGCGCGTGGTGCGCAGCGACGTGGGCAAGAAGAAGGGCAAAAACGCAGAGCCGACGGAAGAGGTGCTTGAGCCGAAAACCCTTGGGGCGCTTGAGACCGGGATGCTAAATGCGTTCCAGCGCTATATTTGCTACGTCTCAGACAACGATAAGCTTCCCACCATCAAATACCGTCGCGCGCGGATATATTACGAGGCCAACCACTTTGAACAGGCTGCGGTCTTGTTTAAGGACATTGCCTGGAACCACCGCGATAGCGAACTTGCCGAATATGCGGCGAACCTTTACCTCGATTCTCTTATATTGATGGCGGAAAAAGGTAAGCCCAAGCGGGTGGGTTGTTTTTCAGCCGTCGAGGAAGGGCTGGACCCGCTAGAGCAGTGGTATTGCGGTTCCGAAGGGGCGCAGTCCGAGCATGCAATACTGTGTGACCGCACGCGGGCACTTCGGTGCAACACGTTGCGCAAGAAAGCGGAAACCCTGCAAGCGGCGCGCGATCATAAAGGCGCCGCGAGCGCTTATGTGGGCCTGTATCGAAGGTTTTATGCGCATCCGGATCAGTGTGGCGGTCGTATGGACGAGGTGCTCTGGAATGCTGCGCTCAATTTCGAGGCCGCAAGACTGCTCGGTCGGGCAATTCGCGTCCGCACAGTCCTCATCGAGAAGTTCCCCGAGAGCGAGCTTGCCAAAAAGGCCATTTATCTTGTAGGCGCCAACTACCATGCGCTCGCCTTTTATGAGCGCGCTGCGGAATATTACGAAACCTTTGCCAAGAAATACCCGGGCGAAGACGAGTCCACATGCAGCAAAGAGGATCAAGCCACCAATACCTGCGCGATCGCACATGATGCGCTCAAGAACGCCGTGTTTTTCAGATTGGGGCTTGGCCAGGAAGATGCAGCGCTCGAAGACGTCAGATTGTTTCAGCGCAACTACGGTCCAAAGGCCTCTAAGAAGAATCGCCGGGTTCGAGATTCCGCGCAGGTGGCGTTCTCTATAGGGGCGATCTATGAGCGGGGAAAGGACTGGAGCAAGGTCGTCGATCATTATAAGACTTGGCTGAGGCAGTACAGCCGGGTTGCCGATCCACATCACGTCATCGAGGCCTACGTGATCATCGGAAACGCATATCGTAATGCGAAAGACGGGTCCAAGGCGGATGCGGCCTATGCAACCGCTATTCGTGAGTTTGGTAAGGGGACCGAGCGGCGCATCGCGTCGCTCGGCGACACTTCAGCTGTGGATAAGGAACGCTATATCATGATGGCGAAAGACGCGGTCTCAGAGGCGCGGTTTTACCTAGCGGAGTCGCTATATCGAGCGTTTCAGCGCATCAAGTTCCCGGAGTACAAGGGCGGCCGTAGTATTGCAGATGTGAATCAATGGGCGCAGCGCGATTTCAAGAAATGGCTCGGTAACAAGCGAGAAGCGCTGCTGAGCGCCGAGCGTTCGTATAACCAGATCGCGGAACTCAAGGTTCCCAAATGGGAAATCGCCGCCGCAGCCCGTGTGGGTGAGATGTATTCAAGTTTTATCGACGCATTCCGTGAGGCTCCCGTTCCCAAAGAAATCGAAAATGACGATGAGCTTTATGGGGTGTACGTCGATGCGTTGGAGGCGCAGGCAAAGACTTTTGAAAAACCGGCTGTCGAAAAGTTCGAATTTTGTCTGATAACGGCGACACGCGTGCGGTGGTTTAGCGAATTCTCTAAACAGTGTGAGCTTGAGTTGAACAGACTCAGTCCGCGCGATTACCCGCTAGCGGCCGAGCTGCGGGGCGAGGCTGACTATACATATAGTGCGGTGTCTGTGCCGGGAATGGTGGAGCTTTCCGAATGAGCAAGCGACGTGTTGAATTGGCGATGTGCCTGGTTTTTCTCTCGGCCTGTGGCGGGGGCGGTGGGCCAGCCGACACAAGTTCGACGCCCCGGGATGGCATAACCGCAGGAGGCGAAGGGCGAGTCGCGCGTCTACAGCGGCTTAACTCCCAAGCACGCGAACGATGGGGCAAGGCGATAGCCGAGTTCCAGCAGAACGAGCGCGAAGGGTGGAGCAATACCAAGTGTAGCCGCGTCTCGGACGGCTTTGAAAATGCCGCCGAAGCACAAAAGGACGGTTTCCCTGAGGCGTGGTTCATGGCCGGCTTGTCGCTTGAACGCTGTGGCGAGACGAGCGACGCTTTAGCCCTGTACGAACGGGCGCTACGAACAAGCGCGACCTACTGTAAAGCCCGAGTAGCACTGGGCGTGATCGAATTGAACCGCGGTAACACGTCCGAGGCGATGAAAATTTTCCGTCAGTCCATTAAGGATGATGCGCGGTGCACCGAGGGTTATGTGAATTTGGCGACGATGGAGCGCGCCTCGGCGCGCACCAAGGCGCAATACGAAGAGGTGCTGGCCAATTTACGACGTGGCTTGGCTATTGATGCCAACTACCTGCCAGCCTTTAACCAGATGGCGCTCCTATACCTATCGTTAGCCGGCGGTGATCCCAAGCTTTTAGATTTGGCGGAGGTGGTGTGCCGCCAGGCTCAGCAGATCAATAAGAACTACGCGCCTATCTACAATACATGGGGTTTGATCAACCTGAAGCAGGATAAGATCATCGAGGCTGCCGCAAAATTTCGCCAAGCGTTTGAGCTCGATAACGGCTTGTTCCCAGCGCACATGAATTTCGGGCAGATTACCCTGTCATTTCGTGGCTACGAGGATGCCCGAAAGGCGTTTGAGCAGGCCACCAAGCTTGAGCCCAATAATTATGACGCCCACATCGGGCTTGGCGTCGCATGGCGTGGTCTGAAAAGTCCGACCAAGGCCGAGGCTGAGTATCTCAAGGCCTTGGAGATTGACAAAAGCCGGCCCGAGGCGCTTTTCAACCTTGGTGTCCTCTATCAAGACTACAAGTCAGGCTCCGTCAAGGACTACGAACGGGCCAAGGACTATTTCGAAAGTTTCCTCTCCCGGGCGGCAGGCGGCCGATACTCGGAGTCGGTGGAAGAGGTGCGGCGACGGTGCCATACGGACACAGGCTCCCGCCGGCGCAAGCGCCCCAACAAAGCGTGCCGACCTGGGCGGTTGCAGAACATTGAGCTCGCATTGCAGGGACTGCGCGAGGGTGGCCAAGGACAATAGCGCGTCACGAAGAAAGGATCTTTCATGCTACAGGTAGGTGCGTCGGGTGCTGTTCAAGAATTGACCCAGAGATTTCACCGAGTTACACTTGTGGCGATGAAGCATATGGGGAAGTGGGTGCTGGCATTCGTCATCGGGGTTGCGGCGGGCAGCACGGCCAGTGCGCAAGAAGCAGCAGCGCCCGATCCTGTGCCTGTCGCCGGCGCGGCGGATGCTCCCGCTGAGCCCGTGGGGCCGACGAGCTACGATTTCGAGGATGACCTCGTCACAGGGGATCTGGTGCGGCCGGACGGAGAGCTTCTAAACGTCCGTCGACGTGGGCGGCGCGCTTCGTTGATTCGGATTCGAGAAGACTTCATTCCAGAGATGCTGAAATCGGTAGAGAAACTCTAAGAGAAAAGCTGGTCCTAACGTGGCGCATAGATCCCCGCTGACATTTGAGATTTACCGTGGCGACCAACTGGTGGCGACCGAGACGTTCGATCAAGATGTCATCAAGATCGGGAAACTCCCCTCAAGCCATTTGCGGATTGAAGACGAGAGCGTCTCGAGAATGCATGCGGTGGTTGAGTTGGGCGGCGCGGGCGAGGTTTTCATTGTCGACCTGGGTTCGGCGACGGGCACCATTGTTAATGGCAAGCGCGTCAATAAGGCGCAGCTCGAGTCGGGGGACGAGATCCAACTCGGCGAGACCCGGTTGGTCGTCAAGATGGATGACGATGGGCAGGCCTACGGAAGCGCGCCGGCATATCATCCAGACCAGGAGGAGCCCACTGTCGCAAGTTTCGAAGACGAAGAGCTAACGCCGGTCACGTCCGTTCCCGGTCCGCTGCCGCCCAGGCCCGCACCATCGCCGCCGCCGGCATCGAGACGGCCTCAGTCAGCCACGCCCAGCGTTCGGACCCCCTCACTAAACCCGGCTTCTTTGGAGGACGCTGAAGGGGCGCGTTATGGTCTCATCGCTGTCGGACCTCCTGTGGATCCCCACGATGTCGAGACCAGCGATCCGGCGGTCGAGGTCGTGATCATGTGGGGCGAGAGCAGCGTGCTCCATGTGGCTTATCTGTCTCCGCCCAGGGCGTTTTACGTTGGTGAAGGCTCCTTAAATCCCAAGAAGGGCGAAGAGGGCGTCGACTTTTTGATGGGTCGCGAGGCTCTCGGCATGGAACGAATGCCCATTGTCGTCGAGGCATCGGGCGGTGTTGCGGTGATAATCCCGAATGGTGCGACCGGGGAGGTCAGCATCGGCGATGACCATTGGGATCTTCAGGGTCTTGTGGTGTCCGGCAAGGCTCAGCCGGCGCGAGAGCTTGCGGGCGCTCACCAGTTCGTATTGCCAGCGGGCGCGACGGCCACCGTGAAATACCGCGATTTCACATTTGTGGTGAGGCCCGTGCACGCCGCGAAGCCTATCGTGGCGCCGGTGCCTTTTGATTACCGCGCCCACATCTGGACGGGGCTGTCGTTGTTGGCTCACGTTGCACTTTTGTTACTCATGTATTTCATGCCGCCATCGCCGTCATCGTTGTCGCTGGAGTTATTGAATCCGGATTCTAGATTGGTCAAATACCTCAGTGAGCCTCCAGAAGCCGCGGAAGAAGAACCAGAGTGGCTAAAGAGCGATGGCAAAGACGTGGAAGGTGGCAAGGGTAAGCGTCACGAAGGTGACGAAGGGCAGATGGGCAAGGAAGAGGCCAAAAAGACGAAAAATCGCTATGGCATCGAAGGCCCCGAGGACAACCCCGATCCCCACATGGCCCGAGAGGAAGCGCTGCGAGAAGCGCAAACGGCAGGTATTCTGGGGGTGCTTCAAGCTTCCACAGGCGCCTGGAACTCCCCGACGTCTCCCTATGGTCGAGACACCGCGCTCGGCAACGATCCGATGAGTGCGCTTGGCGCGATGATGGGCGATCAGATTGGCGAGAACTTTGGCTTTCGCGGTCTCGGATTACGCGGGACGGGTCGAGGGGGCGGCGGCACAGGCCAAGGCACCATTGGACTCGGCAGTTTGGGGACCATTGGTCATGGCGGTGGCGGAGGCAGTGGACAAGGGTACGGCAGTGGTGCCGGAGGCCTCGGAGGACGTCAATCAAGGGTGCCGAGTGTCACACAAGGAACCGCAGATGTGCGTGGATCGCTCTCTGCGGAGGTCATACGGCGCGTGATTCGGCGGCACCTCAACGAGGTAAGGTTCTGTTATGAGCAACAGTTGCGCCAGCGTCCCGATCTCGAAGGCCGTGTGGCAATTAAGTTCATCATTTCTCCCACGGGCGCTGTGCAGTCCTCTGTCGTTGAGTCCGGGCGCTCTACGTTGACCGACGGCCAGGTGCAGAGTTGCATCGCGGGCGCCGTCCGCCGTTGGACGTTCCCATCTCCAGAAGGGGGCGGCGTGGTTATCGTAACCTACCCATTCATGCTCAATTCCACGGGTGGGTAAATGTGCTCTAGGGCCCCACGGGCTCGAGAAATGCGTCACGCATTTGAATCATAGGCCCAAACTCCTTTATCATAGGAGAGCAGGGCAGGGACGTTGTGCGTAAACACGTAATAGGAGGAATTCGCATGCAGCAAAAATCGCTGCGAGTGGTCGCATGGTTGGTTTTGGTGACTCCGTTGCTTGGCGGGGGCAATTGCTCCCGGGCTCGCGTGGAGTCAATGAACAAAATGAACGAAGGTGTGATCAGCGCACAACAAAAACAATACATGCTTGCCGTTGAACAACTCGAGCAAGCCACCGCAATCGATCCAGCCAATGAACAGGCGTTTTGGAATTTGGCCATTGTGCATATCGAGATGCAAAAGTTCGAGCGTGCCAAGGACGACCTAAAACGCGCGTTAGCCATCAACGACGCATCGGCTACCTATTATGAGAAGCTTGGCAGCGTTTTGATCGAGCTGAAATCGTGGCAGGAGGCCAAGGACGCCTTGGAGCACGCGTTAAAATTGGATGCAGCTCTCTTTAAGGCGCATTACAAGCTCGGTCAGGTGCTTGAGGAACTTGACGATCCGCAGAACGCGCTTCGTGAATACACGGAAGCGATCAAACAGGGACCTCGTTTTATCGAGGCGTACAGTGCCCTCGGTCGCTTGTATGCTGACTTGGGTTATCTGGAACAGGCGCGCCAAGTGCTGGAGGAAGCCATGCGGGTGGTTCAGCCAAAGAGCGAGGAGGAGGCCACGATTCGCCAGCTGCTCGGTACTGTGTATCAGCAAAAACGTGACTTGCCGAAGGCGGTGGAGCATTTCAAGGCCGCGCTAGAGATTAAGCCCGGCATGAGCGAAGCGCTTTTTTCGTTGGGATGGACGTATGCGTTGCTACAGAACCGAGACGAAGCGCGCCGCTATCTTAAGAAGTTCGTCGAAACGGGCGGCGATGCACCCGACCACTACTTGAAGGCAGCGCGGGATAAGTTATCAGAAATTGAGCAAGGGTTTTAGGAGGAGTCTTGGTTGACGCGACCTCTATAGAGGAAATAGACAAACAAATCGCTAAGTTTGAATCCCAGAAGCGATGGTCAGACATGATCCGCGCCATGGTAAGCAAAGCGGAGCTGACCGAAAGTCCGGATCAGAAGGTCGATCTGTATCTGGAAGCCGGCTCCATGTACCTTGAGAAATCGTCCAATCAGTCAGAGGCCATCAAGTGTTTCGAGGCCGCGCTTGAGCACGATCCCCTGAACCCAGTAGCCATCGCGCATTTAAAAGAGATGTATGAGAAGCGGCGTGATTGGGAAAAATTGATCGCGATCATGACGCGAGAAGTGGAGATGCTAGAGACTGATCAACGCCTGCCGATGTTGCTCGAGATGGCCAATCTCGCCACAGAGCGGTTACGCAAGCCGCAGGTATGTGTTGATTTGTGGCAAAAGGTGCTTGAGCTTGAGCCAGACCATCCAGAAGCACTGGCTCATCTTGCTAGGCTATACGAAAGAGGACGGAACTGGGAGCCGCTGGCAAAGGTCTTAGAGCAGCAGACTCAGCAGTTGACCGATCCCGCGCAACTGGTAGCGGCGCTCCAAACCTTGGGGGTCATCTATGCGGACAAGCTCAACGACGACGAAGGCTCGATGCGTGTCTTTCGGCG encodes:
- a CDS encoding tetratricopeptide repeat protein, translating into MLDKRWTVVAVTVVMVWGASRGFAVPHKPKQKPVQAATSPMMCISPDVASQLEQCPDRGPNWGKLSGQTAPRTVFQGASVRQKTRSQKDYKPGFEIDAAARRNQAQTARKQRALLLSEAQILERLIQNTPVKNPRRPDVLLRAAETYFELQQDSTRRTRALDEPIFQAKKQKNQARANALVKQQAALEKETARWRQEALRKYAILVRDHKNYPRMDEVLFSLAFGLEETGQFERAREVYYRLIKEHPKSRFIPNAYLSFAEYYFAQGKMADALKFYAKVNDTPSERNTVYGYALYKQAWCYYNLENFKASMDKFVEVIRFATGHPEARDGKNLARQSLREIVLPYSQVGSPKQALSYFLKIAADRGQAIEMLESLAELYFDTGQWASTIEIYQKLIAERPSSDRVCYWEGRVADAVISSRSKAEQVAEGKQLIDVYKAFMRAKHAASAKNECKQATAGVLFQLATAWHREAVGTAQQAGTKDRNTMRLAAQLYDRLVEEFPDLQSLKFPNIARKDWPTPYRIAYYRAELLWKMEDWRECGPAFDRVVDMNPKGEFVSDAAYAAVLCYNNSYQQLYKQSERVVRSDVGKKKGKNAEPTEEVLEPKTLGALETGMLNAFQRYICYVSDNDKLPTIKYRRARIYYEANHFEQAAVLFKDIAWNHRDSELAEYAANLYLDSLILMAEKGKPKRVGCFSAVEEGLDPLEQWYCGSEGAQSEHAILCDRTRALRCNTLRKKAETLQAARDHKGAASAYVGLYRRFYAHPDQCGGRMDEVLWNAALNFEAARLLGRAIRVRTVLIEKFPESELAKKAIYLVGANYHALAFYERAAEYYETFAKKYPGEDESTCSKEDQATNTCAIAHDALKNAVFFRLGLGQEDAALEDVRLFQRNYGPKASKKNRRVRDSAQVAFSIGAIYERGKDWSKVVDHYKTWLRQYSRVADPHHVIEAYVIIGNAYRNAKDGSKADAAYATAIREFGKGTERRIASLGDTSAVDKERYIMMAKDAVSEARFYLAESLYRAFQRIKFPEYKGGRSIADVNQWAQRDFKKWLGNKREALLSAERSYNQIAELKVPKWEIAAAARVGEMYSSFIDAFREAPVPKEIENDDELYGVYVDALEAQAKTFEKPAVEKFEFCLITATRVRWFSEFSKQCELELNRLSPRDYPLAAELRGEADYTYSAVSVPGMVELSE
- a CDS encoding tetratricopeptide repeat protein, whose amino-acid sequence is MSKRRVELAMCLVFLSACGGGGGPADTSSTPRDGITAGGEGRVARLQRLNSQARERWGKAIAEFQQNEREGWSNTKCSRVSDGFENAAEAQKDGFPEAWFMAGLSLERCGETSDALALYERALRTSATYCKARVALGVIELNRGNTSEAMKIFRQSIKDDARCTEGYVNLATMERASARTKAQYEEVLANLRRGLAIDANYLPAFNQMALLYLSLAGGDPKLLDLAEVVCRQAQQINKNYAPIYNTWGLINLKQDKIIEAAAKFRQAFELDNGLFPAHMNFGQITLSFRGYEDARKAFEQATKLEPNNYDAHIGLGVAWRGLKSPTKAEAEYLKALEIDKSRPEALFNLGVLYQDYKSGSVKDYERAKDYFESFLSRAAGGRYSESVEEVRRRCHTDTGSRRRKRPNKACRPGRLQNIELALQGLREGGQGQ
- a CDS encoding AgmX/PglI C-terminal domain-containing protein, whose amino-acid sequence is MAHRSPLTFEIYRGDQLVATETFDQDVIKIGKLPSSHLRIEDESVSRMHAVVELGGAGEVFIVDLGSATGTIVNGKRVNKAQLESGDEIQLGETRLVVKMDDDGQAYGSAPAYHPDQEEPTVASFEDEELTPVTSVPGPLPPRPAPSPPPASRRPQSATPSVRTPSLNPASLEDAEGARYGLIAVGPPVDPHDVETSDPAVEVVIMWGESSVLHVAYLSPPRAFYVGEGSLNPKKGEEGVDFLMGREALGMERMPIVVEASGGVAVIIPNGATGEVSIGDDHWDLQGLVVSGKAQPARELAGAHQFVLPAGATATVKYRDFTFVVRPVHAAKPIVAPVPFDYRAHIWTGLSLLAHVALLLLMYFMPPSPSSLSLELLNPDSRLVKYLSEPPEAAEEEPEWLKSDGKDVEGGKGKRHEGDEGQMGKEEAKKTKNRYGIEGPEDNPDPHMAREEALREAQTAGILGVLQASTGAWNSPTSPYGRDTALGNDPMSALGAMMGDQIGENFGFRGLGLRGTGRGGGGTGQGTIGLGSLGTIGHGGGGGSGQGYGSGAGGLGGRQSRVPSVTQGTADVRGSLSAEVIRRVIRRHLNEVRFCYEQQLRQRPDLEGRVAIKFIISPTGAVQSSVVESGRSTLTDGQVQSCIAGAVRRWTFPSPEGGGVVIVTYPFMLNSTGG
- a CDS encoding tetratricopeptide repeat protein gives rise to the protein MQQKSLRVVAWLVLVTPLLGGGNCSRARVESMNKMNEGVISAQQKQYMLAVEQLEQATAIDPANEQAFWNLAIVHIEMQKFERAKDDLKRALAINDASATYYEKLGSVLIELKSWQEAKDALEHALKLDAALFKAHYKLGQVLEELDDPQNALREYTEAIKQGPRFIEAYSALGRLYADLGYLEQARQVLEEAMRVVQPKSEEEATIRQLLGTVYQQKRDLPKAVEHFKAALEIKPGMSEALFSLGWTYALLQNRDEARRYLKKFVETGGDAPDHYLKAARDKLSEIEQGF